In Rhizobium sp. 11515TR, the DNA window ACAAGAGAACCGTTCGGACTAAGACAGCAACGCAGATCTATGTGAAATAGAAATAGCCTACCTCGAAATGAGTAACGGATTAGATGTGTATCGCTATGACGTATGAGTTATACTCTTCTTTGATTAGGCATTCTAACCCATATGAAAGCTAGATAAATACAATCCAGGTGTGCAGCAATTCATGCTACCCATAGATGGCTTCGATGAAAGGCTTGCCACATGATAATGGATTAGTTGACAGCTATGGCTACGTTTGACAGTCTCGTGGCATCCGAAGCAATCGTTAAAGTTGAGATTCAGCTCGGTCGAAAGCAGTCACCCAAGCGACTGCTTTTCGCGACACCAAGCTTCGTGAACTGGTTGAGCGAACGCGTAAGCAAAGACGAACCATCGTCGCTCGGTGCGGTCCTCAGACCTGTCGAGCAGCTGGATTTTCTTTTCTACACATTTGTTTCAGGGAAACCGCTCATTCATTGCCGACAATTCCGGGCAATCCGGGTCGAACGAAATGCGGTTTGGGAATTGAAGACCGTCGATTTCCGCATATTCGGCTGGTTCGTCATGCGAGACTGTTTTGTCGCTGTCTTTGGAGACTGGGCCGACCATGTGAAGGACCACGATCTTTACCGCGGCTATCGGCTGGAGGTGCGCCGATTGCGCCGCACACTTGGTGTGGATGATGCGTTGTGCGTAGAGGGAGTAAATCCGGAAGATGTCATTTCGGTTTGAGATAGGGGCGCGGGCGCGGGCGGCCAGCCGTTTCATCGCAGATGTCCGCAGCGACCTGGCCGCCGCCGTCCTCGAAAGGCGATCTCAGAAAGGGTTTACTCAGCAGCGACTTGCGGAGTTGGTCGGCGTCAGCCGAAGGGATCTGAATCGTTATCTCTGCGGGCAGACAGAGCTTCCGCTTCGTTCGATTGCGGATCTCGCCTGGGCGCTCGACAAAGAGATCCACATTGAGCTGTGCGACCCCAGGGGGTCTACAGCAGACGGTAGTGACCTCTCCGAATCGGAGACCCGGGCAGCTATCCATCCGGTTCGTTCCGGCGGGGCCGTTTCCTGGAGCTCTTCAAGGGCCATCCGCACGATAATTGCTCGCAGCAACAATGATCGGGACGATTGAAACACATGCGCTATGGATATTGCATATTTTGCGACGACGTTCGCACCGAAATCGGCGAAAAGCTCAGCTTCATCGGCGTCTATAGCGGCATCCTGATGCTGCCGGAATTCCCCTTTTCACTGCCGAAGTTCTGCGTGCATGTGAATCTGATCACCTTGGCGACGGAACCCTACCGATCGATCGTTTTGCGCTGCACCGCGCCCGGCGACCGTCAGCCGCTTCTTGAAGAGCGATTGGACGCCGCGCAGCTCAGCGAGCAGAAGGATGTCGTGGAGGACGCGGAAACGAGCGATATCCCGATCAATGTCGTCGTGGGCGCTAGCCTCGTCTTTTCACCGCTGAGATTGCGTCAGCCAGGCCTCCTGACCGTCAGCGCGATCATCGACGATAAGCCCGCAGAAATCGCCTCCCTGCGCGTCGCTCAACGCTGATCGAGAGCATTTCCGCTTTGGGCGGAGCGTAGGAAATGCTTCACCCCAATTGCTTTCACGCAATTGCGCACGCTAAACCGCTTTCCCTTTTGCTGGAATTACCAAGAGCCTGCATGTACTTCGGCCGCCAAACAATACCGGCATTGCCGAATGCGGTCGTCCTTCGACATTCCGTCGCAACGATGAGGATATTGCCCCGCTCGTCGCGCCAACGACACAAAGCTCAAACGCCGGAAAAACATGTCTACGGCGGCCGGTCTATCAGGGTGTCGGCAAGGCAGTTCAAATGTGCGGGAACTCGGCCTTTGCCTGTGATCTTTCGGCGGGAATCAGCCGCCGGCACTTTTCCGTCAACTGACTATGGCTTTAAGAGTCGGGGTTTTGCGAACCTGCCCTGCAAGGCATTCCCTGCGCCGGGGCCGATCGCTTCCAGCTGAAGCGACACGGCGCTTTCCGGCATTATTTACATGATCGATGGCCGCGGTCGGCCGGCCTGTTATCGAACGAGTTCCCGTATCTTGTAGGCAACTTCCGTCCGGTTCGTCGCATTCAGTTTCTTCATGATATTGCGAATGTGCACTTTGACCGTGCTCTCGCAAAGATCCATCTCATAGGCGATGATCTTGTTTGCCTTGCCTCGCCTCAAAGCCTCCGCGACGACGACTTCGCGTGGCGTAAAGAGGCTGTCTAGGCAGCAGTTGCGGCTGGCCACGGGTGCGATCGCCTCCTTGGCAGCCAGCAGGCTGCTTGCCGGCACGAAGACACCGCCCGCCCGTGCGAGAGCCACCGCCTCGGCGGCAACCTTGATTCCGACGCTGGTCGGGATGTAACCGCGGGCGCCGCACTCCAGCGCATGCAGCAACTGCGCAAGCTCGTCACCATCAGCGCCCACGATCACCGGGCTCGTCTGGAATCTTTCCACCAGAGCGCAGATCTTGGCACTCACATCCGCGTCGGAAACCTTGCGGCCGCCGATCATGAAGAGAACTGCGGACGGTAATACTTGCATATTGCGCATCTGCCATTCGTCGAGCGAACCCACGGTGACGATATGCATGGCGCTATCGCATTCGGTAAGACTTTTCGACAGGCACTCGCGATCGAGAGCACGAGAATCTATGAGAAGAATATAGTCTTCCCATTCATCGATCCCGGGCGTGCCGGATGCGATGAATGGCCTCAACGTGTCGGATGTCCGAACTGAAATGATGCGTGCGCCCGTGTCTGACGTGAGTTTTTCACTTGTGAGCGATTGTCCAATCATGGCCGTTACCCCCAACTTTTAAAATGGCCTTTGTATTTCTTGCAACCCTTAGAGTATTTACTCGATTTAAAGAGAATAACATCCGTTTAAGCCGAGGCTTTTCTTGAGTTCCCATATTTCTCCCCTCTTTTTAGGTTTATGTTACCGTAGTAATTGCTTATTTTGTTTTTCCGCGCATTAACATATGTTAATAATGAATTTAAATATTGGATAAAATAATTCTTTCTTGCTCCATTAGCAATGGAGACAAAGTATTGCTCAAACCATAGTTGTATCGAAACAGGATTCGTCGAAGTCGACGAGATCGGCTAAACGCGGCCGATCGAGAAAGGCGACAATGCCGTTGCGGAAGGACAGCAGGCCCGCTTCACGCATGTCCCTGAGGACGCGGTTGATGTGCACGGTCGACAGGCCGACCGCGTCGCCAATATCCGCCTGGGTCAAAGGACAATCGAAGTATTCTGCGTTTGCATAGTCTCGCGAGGTGCCGATGCGTGCCCCGAGCTCAAGCAGCAGGTAGCCGGTTTTCTCCAGAGCATCGCGCCGTCCTATGTTAGCGAGCCGCTCCGACATACGCGCCTGATGTCGCACCAGTTCAGCAATGACGATACGATAAAAAAACGTTGGCGCTTCGATCTTCGGCAGAGAGGTAAAGTCCGGGAACACCATCACCGTGACATTGGTGATCGCCCGCACGGTCTCGCGCGAAAGCGCCGTCAGGGATGTCGAAATCATATCGCCACGCAACACGAATTC includes these proteins:
- a CDS encoding helix-turn-helix domain-containing protein, with the translated sequence MSFRFEIGARARAASRFIADVRSDLAAAVLERRSQKGFTQQRLAELVGVSRRDLNRYLCGQTELPLRSIADLAWALDKEIHIELCDPRGSTADGSDLSESETRAAIHPVRSGGAVSWSSSRAIRTIIARSNNDRDD
- a CDS encoding DUF6941 family protein: MRYGYCIFCDDVRTEIGEKLSFIGVYSGILMLPEFPFSLPKFCVHVNLITLATEPYRSIVLRCTAPGDRQPLLEERLDAAQLSEQKDVVEDAETSDIPINVVVGASLVFSPLRLRQPGLLTVSAIIDDKPAEIASLRVAQR
- a CDS encoding response regulator transcription factor, which produces MIGQSLTSEKLTSDTGARIISVRTSDTLRPFIASGTPGIDEWEDYILLIDSRALDRECLSKSLTECDSAMHIVTVGSLDEWQMRNMQVLPSAVLFMIGGRKVSDADVSAKICALVERFQTSPVIVGADGDELAQLLHALECGARGYIPTSVGIKVAAEAVALARAGGVFVPASSLLAAKEAIAPVASRNCCLDSLFTPREVVVAEALRRGKANKIIAYEMDLCESTVKVHIRNIMKKLNATNRTEVAYKIRELVR
- a CDS encoding Crp/Fnr family transcriptional regulator; amino-acid sequence: MAAQLSIEHIRSLGGVARTFVAGSAICDYDSDTPRLLFVLDGWASRSKMLPNGTRFMTEFVLRGDMISTSLTALSRETVRAITNVTVMVFPDFTSLPKIEAPTFFYRIVIAELVRHQARMSERLANIGRRDALEKTGYLLLELGARIGTSRDYANAEYFDCPLTQADIGDAVGLSTVHINRVLRDMREAGLLSFRNGIVAFLDRPRLADLVDFDESCFDTTMV